From Vigna angularis cultivar LongXiaoDou No.4 chromosome 11, ASM1680809v1, whole genome shotgun sequence:
caaataagaacaaaaaatgaaaatagctTAGATTTGTTAAGAAGTTAATTTTAAGTCTTGTTGGAAGTTCCAAATTACtaaagataaggtcaatttacaGTATCtaagtaggtgcaaaccttACCCAGTAAGTTAGTTTTGAGAGgttaagttagacttaaagtctagTTCTTAACATGGTGTTAGAGCTATGAGTTAAAGCCTATCAtagtgaaatttgttgtttgttgagtCTATTATTCCACCTACTATCAGGCTGCTATTAGGtcatccattaatgtctagttccacgctcgagatgtatgtCTCGACGTGAGGGGTGTGTTGAGTGAATGCAAATCTCACCTCAAGTCAATTCAATTTGGTGAtgttgagttaagcttaaagtccactttttaaCAAGTGTAACTGAACCCTACAAAACTGACTTGTAACGTAAGGTTTatacccacttatatactataagtTGTCTTTATTTCTAATCGATATGCGATCTTCAACACACTCCTTATGCCGAGGCATCTACATCTTGAGTGTCGAACTAGATATTTGTGGTGGTACGATATGctaaacaaataacaaatctcGTTAGAATAGACTTTAAatgactttgataccatattaagaagtgaatttaaacttaattcaattctacaaaattgacttgtaaggtgagatttgtacccccttatatattgtaaattgactttatctttAGTTGACGTGATATTTTCAACATACTCCTTCACACTAAATTATGGACATTTCAAGTTTGGGATTAGATATatatgggtggtccgataggtcaaataaataataaatctcaTTAAGATGGTTTCTAACtagctttgataccatattaaaaagtggactttaattttaacttaactttaattttaacttaactTTACAAAATTGGCTTGTAAAATAAGGTTTGTATTCACTTATATAAGATAAATTGTCCTTACTTCTAGTTGATGTGGAATTTTCAACATAACTAATTTGTAAAAGTTCTCTTATTCAACTTCTCTAAATTCTTGTTTTTTAAGTTGTGCATAAGCTAATTTTGGCCAATGGAGAAGtttatttcagttttttgttcttattttccTCTCCTAAAAGTGCTTATGGAGAAGTTTGTCCAAATAGACCAGTGGTTCACAATATCAGTTATTTGTGAAAGGggttagaataataaaaaatcctCCTAGATTGAGTGATAGCTCTCGTGCCAGTTAGCatgctattttttttctaattcggTTGAAGATGAAATTTGGTGTCCTTTTCATGTTCATGAGagctattttaatatttttttcttcctatgGTAACTCTCTTTACCTTATGGATTGCATCTATCATTTTATGCAGGGTCAGTATAAATCAACATTAGTTTGTCCTATTTGTAGGAAGGTCTCTGTGACATTTGATCCGTTCATGTACTTGTCATTACCTCTACCTTCAACAACAATGCGGACAATGACTATAACTGTTGTTAGTGACAGTGGTGATAAAATGTCTTCATTATCACCATATACTATTTCTGTTCCAAAAAATGGAAGATTTGAAGACCTAACCCGGGCTCTTAGCATTGCATGCTCTTTGGGGATTGATGAGACCTTATTAGTAGCGGaggtttattttctttgatatttgtttaactcatttgaaGTCACTTCCCTTTCATTTTTGGTttcttgatacattttaatcCTGTAGAAAGCCACATGTCTGATGCAATTGCTTTGGTACAGGTATACAACAATTGCATTATACGATTTCTTGAAGATCCTACCGATTCATTATCCTTAATAAGAGATGCTGACAAATTAGTTGCTTAccgattttataaaaataatgccGACACGCCTTTGGTTGTCTTCATAAACCAGCAGATGGAGGAGTAAGTCAATGTTGTAATAAGATTGATTTTCTTTAGTAAGAATAAAAGAATACGCAGTAACATATGGGCTGAatgatttcataatttttttcctagTCTCGTAATCACTACAACATGCTGCTTGGATTCAGTATGTATTTAGAACTCACTGTCACAGACTTGCTCGCATCCATATACTTGTTTTACATGAGCTTCTTTATTGACTCTTGTGATTTCCTTTGTAATAAAGTTtctatttgatattattttttcagGCAGTTTGTCTATGGGAAGCGAACTCTAAATTGCAAGGCCTTTGGAATTCCTGTTGTAGCTAGGCTGTGTAATGTTACAAATGGATCTGATCTCCGCAATTTGTATCTAAAATGGTTCCATccatttcaaaatccaattgaAGAGGCCTTAGAAAACTGTGCCATGTCTAAGGAAACTGAAGTTGCAGAAATGGAGGTCACAACCACTAGTTTAGGTTCAAATTTGAATGAGTTAGACACTTTTTCAGATGGAGGAATGGAGTTTTACCATACAGATGAAAAGGGAGCTATAAAGAATTCCAAGATACTAATGAATGAGCCTCTAGCAATAAGTGGAGAGTTGAGGCTACTGCACGTGCTTGTGTGTTGGTCAGAAGAACATATTAAGAAATATGATACACAATTTTGTAGTTCCTTGCCTGAGGTTTTCAAGTCTGGTTTTTTAGCAAAGAGATCTCAGGAGTCAGTTTCTCTATACAAGTGTCTTGAAGCATTCTTACAAGAAGAACCTCTTGGACCAGAAGACATGTGGTTAGTTAGCCAGTTTTTATTGCCTTTAAGAAAGTGTACACTCGTTGATTGGCAAGCATGTTAATCTGTCCAATGTGGAAGATATTTAAACTAGATTACTATGTTTTAAGcttttccaaataattttagttCGGGTCTTGCATTAGCTCAGCATATTTATTCAGCTCATAACTGCCATAAATTCATCATAACCATCACTAAATTATCCTATTTGCAGATCAGGGTTGGATACTTAGTGCCATTAAAGTTCAAACCCTAAATAGTTTCTTATTAAAGACTGATCAGGGACAGACTCGTTTTGTAATGAATTTGaatttctatttaaatatttgtttgcaTCTATCTTAAATCTCAATGTTAATCTTTTCTCCGTGTTTTTCTCCGTCAATTAGTACAAGTTAGAGCAGCTGTCAATTTTCctaattttaatcttataaacaCGGCgaggaaaatatttttgctAAACTGTGTTTCCCATCAGAAAATACTGCTGTGCCAATATTTCATACAGCTATTCTGATCTGTGAAGTTCTATGCACGTGTTATCACTTGGAACACACCCATTCTTCTTTTAAATTACTTATCTTCTCGATTGGCTATTATCTAAGTAACAGTTTTCTGTAATGTTAGGTACTGTCCTGGCTGTAAAAAACATCGTCAAGCTAGTAAGAAGTTAGATCTTTGGAGACTGCCTGAAATTTTGGTCATTCATCTTAAGAGGTTTCAATACAGTCGGTACTTGAAAAACAAGCTAGAGACATGTGTTGACTTTCCTGTTGATAATCTTGACTTGACAGCTTATATTAGCCACGTGAATGGTGAGTCTTACCATTACACACTTTATGCTGTTAGTAACCATTATGGAAGCATGGGAGGTGGGCACTATACTGCATTTGTCCATGTAAGTgctgttttttttaatacttattttctttgttttttaagCTTATAATTTGGGATATGAGAATTggttttgaaatatttgaaatgtTGAGTTTTTAGAAGTATAGAGCACATTATAGTCTCTAAACATCAGAAATGATTTGAGAACTCAGACGGCTTTCTTCATTACTGTCATGATTATGGATTGATTTCTGGACCTTTATACAATAGCTTACCAGTTGTAGATGGTGAAATGTTGATTGGATATGATTGACATCAATATGATCTCATTATGAAATTTTGGAAGGTTTTTATTATGtgtaaattgtttaaaaaaacgCTCTCATGGCAATTGTTAATGTTCATCCGTTGTATCTGCTTTTCTGTATTTCATGTAGAGAGGTGGTGATCAGTGGTATGACTTTGATGATAGCCATGTTAATCCCATCAGCAAGGAGAAGATAAAGTCTTCAGCTGCCTATGTTCTTTTCTACCGAAGAAGTTTTGAAGTATCAACATAATGAGCGTAGCATATAGCTTGAATAGCTTATTGAAGCTAGATAcaatttattaacattattgCCGCCAGAGTCTTACACGAATACAGCGGGTAAATTTTGGCTCAAAGGTAAGATTATTGCAATGTGGCTGTGGTCCGAGGATTTAGGTGCGGAAATAGTCTCTGCGCATCAAATTAAGATTATGTACATCCGAGCCTCTTCACACCCCACAATTGGGGTGCGTAAGTAATGGACCGCTCCTTTTCTTTAGTCTTACAAGTATACTTAACAAGGTAGCATTCTTTTGTTATTTACTATTTAGAAGTTTTAGACTAACTGGAGTTTCAGTAGGCAAGCAATGGAAACTTTAAAACTTCAGGCAGTACTAAGGAAGGAAGACTATAACATAGTAACATTTAAGAGGAGAGGGACATACCTGAGAGATGAAAGCATAGTGTTTACAGCTGTTTAACCTTGTAAAGAGAATATCTATTCTAAAGAGAGTTAGACCAAATTCTGTGAATTAATATTACGCCTTACTATATTCTTTgttcctatttttctcttttagtggAGACTGATTGATTATTCAGGTTTGCCTCAGCaaattgattttctattttctgttaTGGTGACCAGACCGTCGTCTGTCAGAAATTCACATTTGTAACAGTTGTCTtggaaagaaattatttttaacggGCTTGGTCTTTTCTTGCAATAGTTGGAAGTTCTTGATACATCATTACATTTGGATAGCACAAGTACAAAGGACAAATTTTCCGAGTTCACAAAATGTGTTTAAATATTAGCTGTACCTCATTTAAATATTTCCCTTAGTAATGTGACGGTGGAACCTCATGTCATGTGTTACTAGATAATTACTAAGGACTTAAAATGGTAATGGtctttgtattaaaaaaaaaaaccctacaATTCCAGGTTGAAAAGAACATAAGAAAATGCAATTGGTAGAAACTAAGTTTTTGCATTTGATTCTGATATTGAaatattatagatatatttGGAAGAAATGAACTACAATGGATTGGAGTAATCCCGCAATCATGTCTGACAGTTGTTAGTTCTGAGCAGGATGGACCACGCTTCCTTGGTTCTCAATTTAGTGTAAGACGTGCCAGATCCCTTTGATTGTTGTTGTACCATAGTACTTGAGGCAGCCTTACGCATAACCAGGACCACTGGTTTTTCAAATTCTGCTAATTGATCAGCATTACGTGGTTCTTAGTTGTAAACATGCTCTACCCTTTAGCAGGAGTTGCTACACAAGTACTTCTTCTCCTTATCCTTTATACATATACCATCCAAAAGTTTTATGGTCCTTTTACTATGCTTATTTACATTTATAGAAAGCTTtcgatatttttatttatttatttgtctttgttgACACTTGTATACTGTACTCGCAGACTTTGATATCTTCACATCTTCCAGACAAAGTGATAATATTTAACTAGAATAAAAATGCTACTTCGAACTCAAatatagatgaaaaaaatagttatatttgggtaacttaaatattaaaacaatttctAACTATCTTAGTCCTATTTAATACAACAAAAAATGTCATCATGTTTAAATACGGGCATCATCCTCTATAATTAACATCTTTGagagtaataattttttttttatgaaatcgATAATCTTAAATACTAAACAGGCttacattttaatattgatctgtataatttttgaagaagtATTTCATATAAGAgactaaaatgaatattatttatggAACACCCAAGGGCATCAAATGATGTAAACTGCTTTGCTGTTTATTTACCAGAGAAGGATTTTTATGAGAACCTTTATATTTTGGATTAGACTATGAAAAGTAAgagtgaaaaaaagaaagaaaaagagaataaaaaaataacatgattAAAAATTGAGTGATACGagtaaaaaggaaaatgaaataaaatatattttatttatcctttattttaataatgttattttaattatctattAGATTATAATCTAGAAATgcataattataaaaagaaaatattgacgaTATgatctattatattaaaagtataattaataaagTCTTCATATATGTAAATACAAATACATAATCTATTATATTGCAGTAGAGTGAGTTAGGAGAAATccgtaaaagaaaaatagatttGATGTGTTTTAGAAAGATTAAGTAGTAAAGACGCAAAGAAAGAGATAgggtaattattaaaaaacgttaacttttgtatttataaaaaaagaaaaaaagaaaaagtaaaaattgaatatttgaaagtaataattggaatttaataaatatagattGGGAATAGAGAAGGTTGTTGGGGCCCGGAGTGAAAATAGGAAGGGCGATAGGTGAAATGACAGTGGGAATTGGGTCAGAAACAttgatttattgttttctgtAAACGAAGGTAAAGTCAAGTCAGGCATCTTAGTTTCAGACAAGATCCATCCCACACATGCATCCAATTAACTCACCAACTTATCTGATTTGACGTTTCAGATTCTGTACTTTTAACCTTATCCCACCGGACAACCTATCTCCTCTTCCGCACTTCCCCCTTTTCTATATTCTTCTTTCCCTCATCTCAACTAcctttcaaattcaaatctaaTTAACCAAATTCTTCTCTTTTTAATCCTAAATTCTCCTCTTCAAAATTCCAGACGATgtatcaatatataaattaaagagcaaacttttttataattcagtctttttaattaaattaaatttaaatttattttttaaaatgatatcaaaatcgttataaactaattttagagaaatttattatttattgggcaaaaataatccaaatttattttatataaaaaattaaatatgtttttgtttcttaatttttagtaaaattaaaattagttttttttttaaattttattaatgtgtgaatttagtccttttaatcaaattttgttaaatttatttgacattttaaatGCATTTCATGAaacatttgaattgtttattgacatatatttttttctatactagttaaaaattgtgtttgaaactctaaataaatttaacaaaaatttgattaaaagaacTAATTTCATGTTATTGTAAAGAtaagagactaaattaatttaaaatttcgaAAAGAGactcattttaattttcatttaaaagttaaatgaacacaaaaatatttaatcctatataaataaatataaatatgtaaattttataaaattaaattagattttaattttttttaaatagttacaAAACCATCTAAAACATAATGTCACCTTATATTAAATTGTCAGTCTAGTTTCACtcaaaatatataagatatatTAGATATACTACATCaactctaaaataaaacaaatttacaatgtataaataaagttaaatctcactttacaaacaatttttatatgattaacttaaacttaaaatatatttctttattaatatgtataaattttatttataaacttacCTTTAAATTATTAGCCACACTGAAAGTCTTAGATGTAGAATGAGTTGATGGTAGATATAAAATGACAGCAAGATTTGTGAAAATGAAGGTGTGGATGATGACGATGATCCCTTGAATGAAGGATCGCAGTGTGATGATTCGGAGACAGTGATGAGCCCAAAAGATTGAGGGCATCACAAAATAGTCGGATTTTGCACAAAGCAAAGCATGCGCGTTTTGACCGTACAAAACATACACAACACAATATCCCACTCACCCCACTCTGTTAAACATATATGTCTTGTCAACATTTCTCACAACAATCTTTACCTACAACATTCATAACTTATCTTAAATAATTCAATCTCATAATACTTACTCAACATTCAATTATAtcacttttcttttcatttttattgtatatttttggattttaaaagTGTAAAGAAATTCAACAcagataaatttttatactgATAAAATGTCCATTCTAACatgaatttgtgtttaatatCACTTCAAAAAAACTTCTTAATAACgaagatattttatgtatatataaatctaTGTCCATATCTTATTTTATCTAATGTAAGAGTTTGTTTTaacaaaaagtttaatataaactaattcaatcaatttattttagtttgaataggatttttatttttaaattttttgaaacagTGAGTTTATGAATGTAGACGCTATTTTACTTTCACTAATAATTAGGAGCTTTGATTTTTACAGGCAtcttcaaatgaaaaagctaaACATCAAGGGTTTGAGGAGCTTTTTATTCACTgaagtattttttaatatttttttatttcatcgtttttaatataattagttctaaattgaatttcaatattttctaaaaaaagttTGATGATTAAAATGGtattatattacaatatatagtatctaaaaaaaacatgaaatagaATTTATGTTAcgaaatatttatatatgttaattataatataatctatATATTATGAAATGGTTATACATTatgaagtttaaataaaaaactatacaTTAATTCTGCGTGattcacaaattaaaacacTACTCAAGATAAATAATGAaccataaaaattaatgaaaaattaaaaataagatatctCATACGATACAACCCAAAGTATAGTTCAAACTatacattaattatatgttaaaataattttacaactTCACGAAGacaaaatacataataataaacaaattgtAGTTCATGTGCATAATTATGTAATTACTTATTTgataaatctttttatatataagagaattttgtttgatttatatTGCActgatttttaatataatatccgaactctttttttttttaatttttgttattgcAATTTGTATTAAGTTATATAAATTGATAACTAGCCTTAAGAAATATTGGAAACGTACTTTTCTTATCATATTTCTATTGTCGAATGAAATTGATTAGAAATTACAGACTttaatagaatttatttttcacttaatgagtttttttctcttttaaatttgtatttttttctaataaacttTAACTAATGACTATATTCATAAATTAGAGAATGTATTGCTAACATTTCTCGAAGGATCTTTAATGAAACGATAAAATTTGTATACTTTTCACacttaagataaaaaaaatcaaatcattatatatatatatatatatatatatatatatatatatatatatatatatatatatatataaccttaaACATCTTTTTCgttaaatataattgataatagtttacaaaaacaaaatcttcatgtgaattttttttattaaatcatctttttgaaaataattaatttagtttgtatTCAAGTATATTGTTACTAAATAGGAGAAGGGCTAAACCATTTTCACGCACTTTCTCTTCAtagataaaattttctaaaagttataaaattatgagaaaaaaaaatattaattaagatataAGGCGCTCCAAAAAGTTTAACCAGTGAAAAAGTATATCCAGAGAAatgttttaaagaatttttttatcgACAAGGATAGTAAAATTTTGTACAATagtatatacaaaaaaatttatatcacCAAATAGACCAATAAGTAACATGCTTCCACAAAACGCAATGAAATTTATAGCCGTTAAATTTAACTTAGAATATAATATACTTCTGTTGTTGAAACaaatttatatgataaatatttatatatatataactaaaaggaaattttaaaaatcttggtatttttgttttgttagaaAAGAAAGCTTGAGTGAGTACAAAGCCAAAGGAGAAAAATCATGAAAATCATGCCCCACAAAACACAACTGGaaaaatcaaataaacctaaATATTTATAccaaagtataaaaataaataagattctATTCTTGGATGAAATCATGGTCTCTTATGAAGTTTTCACTTCAGTTAATAGTGTTGCCATTGCTTTCTTATGAAACATTGTTGATGCTGTGAATTTAGGGTTTAATCGGGAAACTGGGGTTTTCGTTAATCACTCTCTTCTGCATAGTTCCTTttcatagaaatattaaataaataaaaaagagagaaaaaactgTTCTGAGAAGGTGGCAGAGTAAGACATGCATGCAACCCCTGCACTGTATGGTGTTCCTTTCAGAAGGCTGCACTGCATTAACTGAACAAGACGGTCCAGGAAgaacaacaaaagcatcaatcaaagataaataaataaaaaattgcatgtattttttttagatgGTGGTGGTAGAAAGAATCGTGATGTTCAGATAGCCCCAGAGCGCAAAACTCCAAGATTGTATGAACAAGAGtctaaaaaagaagagaaaaaaaaggaaaaccgTGATGAAATAACACGATGGATAAAAGAGTGTTCCTATGGATGAAGCACGATATTCCGAAAGAAAGGGTCAAATTGCAACATCTCAAAGATGAAAAGCACTGTTGAAGTGGTCCTCTTGGACGATACACTCATCGATCGCTTATcatcaaaagaataaaatgttGCAATCGTCCTTTCATATGCAGAGACGCAATCACccaaaagagaaagataatagattattacaaaacaaaaggaCGCGTTATTATAGCAGAATTAAACTTACAATGtttgttttcttaataattGCCTAAGTTCAACACAGTAATTAATGCAATCACAAGAATAGCAATCATATAGAAAAAGGGCAACACAAACGTTATAGTATATGATATTAAACATATATGGGTAAGAGGCTGATGCTGAGGTCAATTTTCTCTAGAGTCTCCATTCCAGTTGTATCATTGGCAAATTTCATCAACCTCTTTTTTCACTGATTTAGGTCAAACACAGAAAAAAACAGCTGATAATCATAAACTTCCATTTATATATAATCAGTAAAATCCGTTAGACTTTTGAGTAGCATCTCCCTGGTCCAACTTTGCTTGCTTATTGCCATCCAGCTTTAACCCAAAGTGAATGTGAGGGAAATGTGCCCACtgcatatacatatatacatatataagaCAAGACAATCAGAAAGACAAAACAAATTTAAGGTATATTTCTTCAAACCATATATAGTATGTAATAAGACCTAGAAAGTGTACACCTAATGTAAACATAAGCTTTTACAAATCACACACATTGATTGAAAAGTGAAACCAAACATGTTATTAATCTCTCAACAACTTCAATTCAAGTCTCATTTTCATGTGGCTTTATGTTTGTGGTCTACATATTAATGCATATCAGATATTGGAAGTGTTAATTAGACTAATACCATCATTAACAAAGG
This genomic window contains:
- the LOC108334296 gene encoding ubiquitin carboxyl-terminal hydrolase 8 isoform X1; amino-acid sequence: MDCASEDSSDNSQRPHSHKDQRVYFVPHRWWKDAQDSMPADSDKKKGIAYASFPGSSYAGPMKIINTIFSSDLAFSLRREEDLQHIRENGEVGVSGRDFALVSGDMWLQALKWHSDSKNVAKDDKGFSATDSDMSDVYPLQLRLSVQRETNSFGVRISKKDNALELFKRACKMFSVDSEMLCIWDYSGQITFFMNDKNQIPVDCQRQSDQEILLELQVYGLSDSIRSKDGKKDEMANFSGNASLKMNGSIDNANSDCTHANSLTFSLGSGEAGSLGLTGLQNLGNTCFMNSSLQCLAHTPKLVDYFLEDYVREINHENPLGMNGEIALAFGDLLRKLWAPGASPVAPRVFKSKLARFAPQFSGFNQHDSQELLAFLLDGLHEDLNRVKCKPYVEVKDGDGRPDEEVADEYWHNHLARNDSVIVDVCQGQYKSTLVCPICRKVSVTFDPFMYLSLPLPSTTMRTMTITVVSDSGDKMSSLSPYTISVPKNGRFEDLTRALSIACSLGIDETLLVAEVYNNCIIRFLEDPTDSLSLIRDADKLVAYRFYKNNADTPLVVFINQQMEEQFVYGKRTLNCKAFGIPVVARLCNVTNGSDLRNLYLKWFHPFQNPIEEALENCAMSKETEVAEMEVTTTSLGSNLNELDTFSDGGMEFYHTDEKGAIKNSKILMNEPLAISGELRLLHVLVCWSEEHIKKYDTQFCSSLPEVFKSGFLAKRSQESVSLYKCLEAFLQEEPLGPEDMWYCPGCKKHRQASKKLDLWRLPEILVIHLKRFQYSRYLKNKLETCVDFPVDNLDLTAYISHVNGESYHYTLYAVSNHYGSMGGGHYTAFVHRGGDQWYDFDDSHVNPISKEKIKSSAAYVLFYRRSFEVST
- the LOC108334296 gene encoding ubiquitin carboxyl-terminal hydrolase 8 isoform X3, which translates into the protein MFSVDSEMLCIWDYSGQITFFMNDKNQIPVDCQRQSDQEILLELQVYGLSDSIRSKDGKKDEMANFSGNASLKMNGSIDNANSDCTHANSLTFSLGSGEAGSLGLTGLQNLGNTCFMNSSLQCLAHTPKLVDYFLEDYVREINHENPLGMNGEIALAFGDLLRKLWAPGASPVAPRVFKSKLARFAPQFSGFNQHDSQELLAFLLDGLHEDLNRVKCKPYVEVKDGDGRPDEEVADEYWHNHLARNDSVIVDVCQGQYKSTLVCPICRKVSVTFDPFMYLSLPLPSTTMRTMTITVVSDSGDKMSSLSPYTISVPKNGRFEDLTRALSIACSLGIDETLLVAEVYNNCIIRFLEDPTDSLSLIRDADKLVAYRFYKNNADTPLVVFINQQMEEQFVYGKRTLNCKAFGIPVVARLCNVTNGSDLRNLYLKWFHPFQNPIEEALENCAMSKETEVAEMEVTTTSLGSNLNELDTFSDGGMEFYHTDEKGAIKNSKILMNEPLAISGELRLLHVLVCWSEEHIKKYDTQFCSSLPEVFKSGFLAKRSQESVSLYKCLEAFLQEEPLGPEDMWYCPGCKKHRQASKKLDLWRLPEILVIHLKRFQYSRYLKNKLETCVDFPVDNLDLTAYISHVNGESYHYTLYAVSNHYGSMGGGHYTAFVHRGGDQWYDFDDSHVNPISKEKIKSSAAYVLFYRRSFEVST